From one Candidatus Chromulinivorax destructor genomic stretch:
- the rpsS gene encoding 30S ribosomal protein S19 — MSRSAKKGPFVDPSLMKKVQKLKAGNKRETIKTWSRSSVVLPDFVGITFAVHNGKKFLDVFITENMVGHHLGEFSPTRTFKAHSGQK, encoded by the coding sequence ATGTCTCGATCCGCAAAAAAAGGGCCATTTGTTGACCCTTCTTTGATGAAAAAAGTGCAAAAGTTAAAAGCAGGTAATAAACGAGAAACTATAAAAACTTGGTCAAGATCAAGTGTAGTTTTACCTGATTTTGTTGGAATTACTTTTGCTGTTCATAATGGCAAAAAGTTCTTAGATGTATTCATCACAGAAAACATGGTTGGACATCATTTGGGCGAGTTTTCTCCAACTCGAACATTTAAAGCTCATAGCGGACAAAAATAA
- the rpmC gene encoding 50S ribosomal protein L29, producing MRKAFKTELKKLSVVELTAYANEIRKEIFSLKMKKMSEPVKDINLVRKLRKSLACTLTLLQQETAHGN from the coding sequence ATGCGTAAAGCTTTTAAAACAGAGCTAAAAAAATTATCAGTTGTAGAGCTAACTGCTTATGCAAATGAAATTAGAAAAGAAATCTTCAGTTTAAAAATGAAGAAAATGTCAGAGCCAGTTAAAGATATTAATTTAGTTAGAAAGTTAAGAAAAAGCTTAGCTTGTACTTTAACTCTTTTACAACAGGAAACAGCTCATGGAAACTAA
- the rplV gene encoding 50S ribosomal protein L22, which produces MQFKAIARYIKYSPYKLRPIVDVVRGKNVQYALDWLSVYPAEKSIPIKKAIESAAANAKNLSQIAVTDLKVAEIRIDGGPTHKYFKPSAMGRSSIQRRRLSHILVVLEQINIVSTK; this is translated from the coding sequence ATGCAATTTAAAGCAATAGCCAGATATATAAAATATTCTCCTTACAAATTACGTCCAATTGTAGACGTTGTAAGGGGAAAGAACGTTCAGTACGCTCTAGATTGGTTATCTGTGTATCCAGCAGAAAAATCTATACCTATTAAAAAAGCTATAGAATCAGCTGCAGCGAACGCTAAAAATTTGTCACAAATAGCTGTGACAGATTTAAAAGTAGCTGAAATCAGAATCGATGGTGGACCAACGCATAAGTATTTTAAACCATCAGCAATGGGTAGATCGTCAATACAAAGAAGACGTTTAAGTCACATTTTAGTTGTACTTGAACAAATTAATATAGTCAGTACTAAATAA
- the rplD gene encoding 50S ribosomal protein L4: MTKQDIKDTKTTADKSFAIDFLSIKDLELVVPEKDVSRSYAVWIRALLQNWRQGTVGCKGRADVARSTRKPWKQKGTGRARAGSAKSPLWRGGGVIFGPQARTRTLKITKRTKFEVMRALIATYADNNKIISLNLQLEDNKPSTKVGFAALQNIGVTGKKVSIFLQRDDYASWLSLRNLSNVQVISFDSLNAYDISNSDYLVVLKKDFSNFKDMVAQWN, from the coding sequence ATGACTAAGCAAGATATAAAAGATACAAAAACAACAGCGGATAAATCTTTTGCTATAGATTTTCTTTCTATAAAAGATTTAGAGTTAGTTGTTCCTGAAAAAGACGTTTCACGTAGCTATGCTGTGTGGATCAGAGCTCTTTTACAAAACTGGCGTCAAGGGACTGTTGGTTGTAAAGGTCGTGCTGATGTTGCTAGATCAACAAGAAAGCCATGGAAGCAAAAAGGAACAGGTAGAGCACGTGCTGGTTCAGCTAAATCTCCTTTATGGAGAGGTGGGGGTGTTATTTTCGGACCTCAAGCTAGAACTCGTACTTTGAAAATCACTAAACGTACTAAATTTGAAGTGATGAGAGCTTTAATTGCTACTTATGCTGATAATAACAAAATTATATCACTTAATTTGCAACTTGAAGATAACAAACCATCAACAAAAGTAGGTTTTGCAGCATTACAAAATATCGGTGTAACAGGTAAAAAAGTTAGCATTTTCTTACAAAGAGATGATTACGCAAGTTGGTTATCATTAAGAAATCTATCTAATGTTCAAGTTATATCATTTGATTCTTTGAATGCATACGATATATCTAACAGCGATTATTTAGTGGTACTGAAAAAAGATTTTAGCAACTTTAAAGATATGGTGGCACAATGGAACTAA
- the rplX gene encoding 50S ribosomal protein L24: MKMLRKDDKVVVLTGKDKGKQGEIMAFDFKNDKVKVKGINIITCHVKAKRQGEVGGIQKREAFIHISNVLPVDSLTGQPVRLSKLNRK, from the coding sequence ATGAAAATGTTAAGAAAAGATGATAAAGTCGTTGTTTTAACAGGCAAAGACAAAGGCAAACAAGGCGAAATAATGGCTTTTGATTTTAAAAATGATAAAGTCAAAGTTAAAGGTATTAATATAATTACCTGCCACGTTAAAGCTAAGCGTCAAGGTGAAGTTGGTGGAATTCAGAAACGTGAAGCTTTTATTCACATTTCAAATGTTTTGCCAGTTGATAGTTTAACTGGACAGCCTGTTAGATTAAGTAAATTAAATAGAAAATAA
- the rplP gene encoding 50S ribosomal protein L16 encodes MLMPKKVKFRKVQRGTMKGLSKGAREIAFGTYGLRALEPVWFTAQQIEAARMTISREIKKEGKLFIRVFPDKPVTKKPAETRMGKGKGNPEFWVAVVKRERIIFELSEVDEERAKAIFKLAAYKLPMKTQFVKKVD; translated from the coding sequence ATGTTAATGCCAAAAAAAGTTAAGTTTAGAAAAGTACAAAGAGGGACCATGAAAGGTCTTTCTAAGGGAGCTCGTGAAATAGCTTTTGGTACTTACGGATTGCGTGCTCTTGAACCAGTTTGGTTCACGGCACAGCAAATCGAAGCTGCTAGAATGACAATTTCTCGTGAAATCAAGAAAGAAGGTAAACTCTTCATTCGTGTTTTCCCTGATAAGCCTGTAACAAAAAAACCTGCTGAAACCCGTATGGGTAAAGGTAAGGGTAATCCAGAATTCTGGGTTGCTGTTGTTAAAAGAGAAAGAATTATTTTTGAATTGTCAGAAGTAGATGAAGAAAGAGCAAAAGCTATTTTTAAATTAGCTGCTTATAAACTTCCTATGAAAACACAATTCGTCAAGAAGGTAGATTAG
- the rplN gene encoding 50S ribosomal protein L14, which yields MIQKESFLEVADNSGAKLLQCIHIVGSTHKRYAYLGDLIKCAVKVAVPNGIVKKSDVVDVLIVRTRKEFRRKDGSYIRFGDNAGIIVKDGKMLATRVFGPIAREIRAKGYAKVISLAPEVL from the coding sequence ATGATTCAAAAAGAATCTTTTCTTGAAGTAGCTGACAACTCAGGCGCAAAATTATTACAATGTATTCATATTGTAGGAAGTACACATAAGCGTTATGCTTATTTAGGTGACTTAATTAAATGTGCTGTGAAAGTTGCAGTTCCAAATGGAATTGTTAAAAAAAGTGATGTTGTTGACGTATTAATAGTACGCACAAGAAAAGAGTTTCGCAGAAAAGATGGTTCTTATATCCGCTTTGGAGATAATGCTGGTATCATTGTTAAAGATGGTAAAATGCTTGCAACTCGTGTTTTCGGACCAATCGCTAGAGAAATTCGTGCAAAAGGTTATGCTAAAGTAATTTCATTAGCTCCAGAAGTTTTGTAG
- the rpsN gene encoding 30S ribosomal protein S14: protein MAKKSSVEKNKKRIRMVEQYKDRRLALKKATVDLSLTLEERMAAQAKLSDLPKNSSAVRVRNRCSQTGRPRGFLRFFGVSRIVFRDLASAGLLPGVRKASW from the coding sequence ATGGCGAAGAAGTCTTCTGTAGAGAAAAATAAAAAAAGAATACGCATGGTTGAGCAATATAAAGATCGCCGTCTTGCATTAAAAAAAGCAACTGTTGATCTTTCATTAACGCTGGAAGAGCGTATGGCTGCTCAAGCAAAGCTTTCAGATCTGCCTAAAAATTCAAGTGCTGTAAGAGTAAGAAATCGTTGCAGTCAAACGGGTCGTCCTCGTGGATTTTTAAGATTTTTTGGTGTGTCTCGTATTGTTTTTCGTGATCTTGCTTCAGCCGGTTTATTGCCTGGCGTAAGAAAAGCTAGTTGGTAG
- a CDS encoding 50S ribosomal protein L6: MSKVGRRSISTANVSVSIDGQNINYKGPQAEGTHVLPGCLKATLEGDQLAISLVNPNDDKNTKFWGLHRALVFNEISGSREKFRKEVKIVGLGFKGILQGNEIVFSLGYSHKINFTLPENVTVEIDKTGQNIVVVSTDKFLAGDVAQKIRALRLPEPYKGTGIRFANQVIVRKAGKTKGDK; encoded by the coding sequence ATGTCTAAAGTTGGTCGACGATCAATATCAACAGCTAATGTTAGCGTTAGTATTGATGGACAAAACATTAATTATAAAGGACCTCAGGCTGAAGGTACACACGTACTACCAGGCTGTCTAAAAGCGACTCTAGAAGGTGATCAATTAGCAATTAGCCTTGTTAATCCAAACGATGATAAAAACACCAAGTTTTGGGGATTACATAGAGCGTTGGTATTCAATGAAATATCAGGTTCTCGTGAAAAATTTAGAAAAGAAGTTAAGATTGTTGGTCTTGGTTTTAAAGGTATATTGCAAGGCAATGAAATTGTTTTCTCTTTAGGCTATAGCCATAAAATTAACTTTACTTTACCTGAAAATGTTACTGTTGAAATTGATAAAACAGGACAAAATATAGTTGTAGTTTCAACTGATAAGTTTTTGGCGGGCGATGTTGCTCAAAAAATTCGCGCATTGCGCTTGCCAGAGCCTTACAAAGGAACTGGAATTAGATTTGCGAACCAAGTAATTGTGCGCAAAGCAGGTAAAACAAAAGGCGATAAATAA
- the rplR gene encoding 50S ribosomal protein L18 — protein MNQRKLQKNRERRAERVHYKVQMSAAGKPRVIVFRSLTNIYAQLIDDVAGKTIVSSSTLTLKNAEGDKTAKARLVGMDLAKKAIEAGITEACFDRGRYLYHGRVKSVVDGLREAGLKI, from the coding sequence ATGAATCAAAGAAAATTGCAAAAAAATCGTGAGCGTCGCGCAGAGCGAGTGCATTACAAAGTCCAGATGTCAGCTGCTGGGAAACCAAGAGTAATTGTTTTCAGAAGCTTAACAAACATCTATGCACAACTTATAGATGATGTAGCTGGAAAAACAATTGTTTCTTCATCTACTTTGACATTAAAAAATGCTGAAGGCGATAAAACAGCAAAAGCTCGCTTAGTCGGAATGGACTTAGCTAAAAAAGCAATTGAAGCTGGTATCACAGAAGCTTGTTTTGATAGAGGAAGATATCTGTATCACGGTCGCGTAAAATCAGTTGTAGATGGTTTGCGTGAAGCAGGTCTAAAAATATAA
- the rplE gene encoding 50S ribosomal protein L5 codes for MNKAYQPRLEEFYRNTLVAQLQKELALSNIMEVPKISKIVLNIGVKEAVSDSKVLKKIEEVLSSIAGQKSVRTIAKKSIAGFKIRAGMPLGTMVTLRRHRMYEFLDRLINLSLPTVRDFRGLPVKLDGRGNYNIGIKEWVIFPEVDYDTASKIYGLNITIQTSTNNDKHAYALLKSFGMPFAQKNS; via the coding sequence ATGAACAAGGCATATCAACCACGCTTAGAGGAATTTTACAGAAATACATTGGTTGCTCAGTTGCAAAAAGAATTAGCATTGTCTAATATCATGGAAGTTCCAAAGATTTCTAAGATTGTTTTGAACATCGGTGTAAAAGAAGCTGTAAGCGATAGCAAGGTTTTAAAAAAGATTGAAGAAGTTTTAAGTTCTATTGCAGGACAAAAATCAGTTCGTACAATCGCAAAAAAATCTATCGCAGGATTTAAAATTAGAGCTGGAATGCCACTTGGAACAATGGTTACATTGCGACGACACAGAATGTATGAATTTCTCGATAGGTTGATTAACTTGTCTTTACCAACAGTACGAGATTTTCGTGGTTTACCTGTAAAACTTGATGGTCGTGGTAATTATAACATTGGTATTAAAGAGTGGGTTATATTTCCAGAAGTGGATTATGACACAGCTAGCAAAATATATGGTTTGAATATCACTATCCAAACATCAACAAATAATGACAAACATGCATATGCATTGCTGAAAAGTTTTGGTATGCCATTTGCTCAAAAAAACAGTTAA
- the rplC gene encoding 50S ribosomal protein L3 — protein sequence MIQGIWGLKVGMTQVFGDDSKVVPVTVVNTAGWFVTQIKTVEVDGYNAIQVACLRKKYQGQSFSAEWLKKLKQHCLFIKEISITELPEGLTVGSSIDLGTILAKDDSVDATGITKGCGFAGVMKRWGFGGGPKSHGSTFSRKPGSIGNMRATGKVIKGKKMPGHMGDKQRTTQKLQVVQVRSEDNIVLVKGSMAGKPGSLVFLSKRG from the coding sequence ATGATACAAGGTATTTGGGGTCTTAAAGTCGGTATGACGCAAGTGTTTGGAGACGACAGTAAAGTTGTTCCTGTAACAGTTGTTAATACAGCAGGCTGGTTTGTGACTCAAATCAAAACAGTTGAAGTTGATGGCTATAACGCGATTCAGGTTGCTTGTTTACGTAAAAAGTATCAAGGTCAATCTTTCTCAGCAGAATGGTTGAAAAAACTGAAACAACATTGTCTTTTTATTAAAGAAATTTCAATAACTGAATTGCCAGAAGGTCTTACAGTAGGATCATCTATCGATTTAGGAACTATCTTAGCAAAAGACGATTCTGTTGATGCAACAGGAATTACAAAAGGTTGCGGTTTTGCTGGTGTAATGAAACGTTGGGGCTTTGGCGGTGGACCAAAAAGTCATGGTTCAACTTTTTCAAGAAAACCGGGCAGTATTGGTAACATGCGTGCAACAGGAAAAGTTATTAAGGGTAAAAAAATGCCTGGACATATGGGTGACAAACAAAGAACTACACAAAAGTTACAAGTTGTTCAAGTACGTTCAGAAGATAATATAGTACTCGTTAAAGGTTCTATGGCTGGTAAGCCAGGATCTTTAGTGTTTCTTAGCAAACGTGGATAG
- the rplW gene encoding 50S ribosomal protein L23 codes for MELTIYDIIQGPVVSDKAYKQNQALQKLVLEVHMQANKPLVQEAIEKLFGVRVEKVAIMIRKGKRRMTKARVITTDKTRKRAIVTLKEGYNINLFGDVATQAGASSSEPVEKK; via the coding sequence ATGGAACTAACTATATACGATATTATCCAAGGGCCAGTTGTTTCTGATAAAGCTTACAAACAAAATCAAGCATTGCAAAAATTGGTATTAGAAGTGCATATGCAAGCTAATAAACCATTAGTTCAAGAAGCGATAGAGAAATTGTTTGGAGTTAGAGTTGAAAAAGTTGCCATTATGATTCGCAAAGGCAAACGTCGTATGACTAAAGCTAGAGTAATTACAACGGATAAAACTCGTAAACGAGCAATTGTGACATTAAAAGAAGGCTATAACATTAATTTATTTGGAGATGTTGCTACGCAAGCAGGAGCTTCTTCATCTGAGCCTGTTGAAAAAAAATAA
- the rpsH gene encoding 30S ribosomal protein S8, with product MSIDIIGNFLTVIRNAIARSKPSVTTSYSRLRYDLALVLQEEGFIGAIEVLNDHDVVKKQIKIVLKYVDNESVIHEITRISKPSRRVYAGIGNIKPVIGGLGVSVLSTNKGLITDKTAKKVRAGGEIICTVW from the coding sequence ATGTCAATTGATATCATAGGAAATTTTTTAACAGTTATTCGTAACGCAATTGCGCGTTCGAAGCCTTCTGTAACAACATCATATTCAAGATTAAGATATGATCTTGCATTGGTATTACAAGAAGAAGGGTTCATTGGTGCTATTGAAGTATTAAATGATCACGATGTTGTTAAAAAACAAATTAAAATAGTTTTAAAATATGTAGATAATGAATCTGTGATTCATGAAATTACACGTATAAGTAAACCTAGTCGTAGAGTATATGCTGGAATTGGAAACATTAAACCAGTTATTGGTGGACTTGGTGTTTCTGTTTTATCAACAAACAAAGGTTTGATAACTGATAAAACAGCTAAAAAAGTTCGTGCTGGCGGTGAAATTATTTGTACAGTGTGGTAG
- the rpsQ gene encoding 30S ribosomal protein S17 — METKKKLMLGEVVSDKMDKTIVVKFERSFKHKMFNKIVKKATKYKVHDEQSLAKIGDTVEFYIGAPKSKTKFMYLHRVVK; from the coding sequence ATGGAAACTAAAAAAAAGCTTATGCTTGGAGAAGTAGTTTCTGACAAAATGGATAAAACTATTGTTGTCAAATTCGAAAGATCTTTTAAGCATAAGATGTTTAATAAAATTGTGAAAAAAGCAACTAAGTATAAAGTTCATGATGAGCAATCATTGGCTAAAATTGGTGATACTGTAGAATTTTACATCGGTGCTCCAAAGTCAAAAACAAAATTCATGTATTTACATCGCGTTGTTAAATAA
- the rpsC gene encoding 30S ribosomal protein S3, with product MGQKVNPIGFRVGVYRDWDAKWFPRDSRKGSYAKELLEDLKIRKYLDKALETAELSRVEIEKTGNNVRIIIHTSRPGLVIGKKGQEIDNLRKDLSKMLNVASVDISVEEIKNPEIDAVLVAKNIADQLVKRASFKKIMKKAGTSAMKSNAQGIKICCKGRLNGAEIARAEWLRMGSVPLHTLRSNIDYGYARALTTYGIIGVKVWICKGDFQLV from the coding sequence GTGGGACAAAAAGTAAATCCAATTGGTTTTCGCGTAGGTGTGTATCGTGATTGGGATGCAAAGTGGTTTCCTCGCGACAGTCGTAAAGGTTCTTATGCAAAAGAATTACTTGAAGACTTAAAAATTAGAAAATATTTAGATAAAGCACTTGAAACAGCAGAGCTTTCTCGTGTAGAAATCGAAAAAACTGGAAATAATGTACGTATTATTATACATACAAGTAGACCAGGTCTTGTCATCGGTAAAAAAGGACAAGAAATCGATAATCTACGTAAAGATTTATCAAAAATGTTGAATGTAGCAAGTGTAGATATTTCAGTTGAAGAAATTAAAAATCCTGAAATAGATGCAGTTCTTGTTGCAAAAAATATTGCTGATCAATTAGTAAAAAGAGCAAGTTTCAAGAAAATAATGAAAAAGGCTGGTACTTCAGCAATGAAATCTAATGCTCAAGGTATTAAGATTTGTTGTAAAGGCCGTCTGAACGGTGCTGAAATCGCTCGTGCTGAGTGGCTTCGTATGGGCTCTGTTCCGTTACATACTTTACGATCTAACATTGATTATGGTTATGCAAGAGCATTAACAACATATGGAATTATTGGTGTCAAAGTGTGGATTTGTAAGGGTGATTTTCAGCTTGTTTAA
- the rpsE gene encoding 30S ribosomal protein S5 has translation MNKKIVQKQEETSFESVVSVRRVTKVTKGGKRFAFSAFVVSGDQAGSVGIALGKSREVSSAIAKATVKARKDRIKISLRGGTIPYNVLGKHGASTVMLCSASKGTGVIAGGSVRAVMEALGIKDVLAKSLGASCSQNVVKATLNALSKLRSLQHIANLRGKTTEEIIKGKDVAAQ, from the coding sequence ATGAATAAAAAAATTGTTCAAAAACAAGAAGAAACTTCATTTGAAAGTGTTGTAAGCGTTCGCCGTGTAACTAAGGTTACTAAAGGTGGAAAACGTTTCGCATTTTCAGCTTTTGTTGTTTCTGGGGATCAAGCAGGAAGCGTTGGAATAGCTTTAGGTAAAAGTAGAGAAGTTTCTTCTGCTATTGCAAAAGCAACAGTAAAAGCACGTAAAGATAGAATAAAAATATCTCTACGTGGTGGAACTATTCCTTATAATGTTTTAGGTAAGCATGGCGCTAGCACTGTAATGTTATGTTCAGCATCTAAAGGTACTGGCGTAATTGCAGGTGGATCAGTAAGAGCTGTTATGGAAGCTCTAGGAATTAAAGATGTTCTTGCAAAATCATTGGGTGCATCTTGTAGTCAAAATGTGGTAAAAGCAACGTTAAATGCTTTATCTAAGCTACGTTCTCTTCAACACATTGCAAACCTTCGTGGAAAAACAACAGAAGAAATCATTAAGGGAAAAGATGTTGCAGCTCAATAG
- the rpsJ gene encoding 30S ribosomal protein S10: protein MKKQKIRLTLKSYDHQLLDKAVKQIALTAKKTGTDLVGPVALPNKHRCFTVLRSPHVNKKSREQFELITHKRILEIISPSDQTMTALMKLNISAGVDVEIR, encoded by the coding sequence ATGAAAAAGCAGAAAATTCGTTTGACGCTGAAATCGTATGACCATCAATTGCTTGATAAAGCTGTAAAGCAAATTGCTTTAACAGCAAAAAAAACTGGGACCGACTTAGTTGGTCCAGTTGCTTTACCAAATAAGCATCGTTGTTTTACGGTATTACGCTCTCCGCACGTTAATAAAAAATCAAGAGAGCAGTTTGAGCTGATTACGCATAAGCGTATTTTAGAGATCATTTCTCCATCTGATCAAACCATGACAGCTTTGATGAAATTAAATATATCTGCCGGCGTTGACGTCGAGATTAGATAG
- the rplB gene encoding 50S ribosomal protein L2 — protein MAIVTRKPENASLRFQTFMSNSDITQVTPHKALTVGLKRKGGRNAYGRITMRHQGGGAAQRYRIIDFKRSERNIEGIVSTVEYDPSRNVRIGLVVYKNGVKRYMLLPEGLAVGSRVIAGENVEPTTGNCLPLRSIPVGFVIHNIEMKPGTGGKLVRSAGCGAQIIAKDAEFATLKMPSNEVRLINLDCWASVGALGNADFKNISWGKAGRSRNRGIRPSVRGMAMNPVDHPHGGGEGRSKSGSHPMTPWGKGCKGTRTRKRKDSKIIRRRK, from the coding sequence ATGGCTATAGTAACAAGAAAACCAGAAAACGCTTCATTGCGATTTCAAACATTTATGAGTAATAGTGATATTACACAAGTTACTCCTCATAAAGCACTTACAGTAGGTTTGAAAAGAAAAGGTGGAAGAAACGCGTACGGTAGAATTACTATGCGTCATCAGGGTGGCGGTGCTGCTCAGAGATATCGTATTATTGATTTTAAGCGTAGCGAACGCAACATCGAAGGCATTGTATCAACTGTAGAATATGATCCAAGCAGAAACGTTCGTATTGGTCTAGTTGTTTATAAAAATGGTGTAAAGCGTTATATGCTTTTACCAGAAGGATTAGCTGTTGGATCTCGTGTTATAGCGGGTGAAAACGTTGAACCGACTACTGGAAATTGTTTACCTTTACGATCAATTCCAGTTGGTTTCGTAATTCATAATATTGAAATGAAACCAGGAACAGGCGGAAAACTTGTACGCAGCGCAGGTTGTGGTGCTCAAATTATTGCAAAAGATGCTGAATTTGCAACATTGAAAATGCCTTCAAATGAAGTTCGTCTTATTAATCTTGATTGTTGGGCTTCTGTTGGAGCTTTAGGAAATGCTGATTTCAAAAACATTTCTTGGGGTAAAGCTGGAAGATCAAGAAATCGTGGTATTAGACCATCTGTACGTGGTATGGCTATGAACCCTGTTGATCACCCACATGGTGGTGGTGAAGGTAGATCTAAATCTGGATCACATCCTATGACTCCTTGGGGTAAAGGTTGTAAGGGTACAAGAACTCGTAAACGTAAAGATTCAAAGATCATAAGAAGACGCAAATAA